Proteins from a genomic interval of Campylobacter concisus:
- a CDS encoding EI24 domain-containing protein, translated as MINLLRLGFKDFFTAKFIALSILPLCLSIFSLAWLTIWGGGEIFDFLSDSAKNENFTFLEPNSALSFIAIKILSFSATKWIVSILFYILSTFLTIIISIVIALVVAGFLTPVVAKEINKRHYNYVLKSEASTARVLKVMMIEIMKFLGILLVCLPLLFVPVLNFFIINVPFFYIYYKLLLIDVGSNTLDSDKFELALLEGGGIKFIIFTLLFYLISLVPLVGLFFQLYFVIVLSHLFFEREALIKI; from the coding sequence ATGATAAACCTTCTTCGCCTTGGTTTTAAAGATTTTTTTACAGCCAAATTTATAGCGCTATCCATCTTGCCACTTTGCCTTAGTATTTTTAGTCTTGCGTGGCTTACGATCTGGGGCGGCGGTGAGATTTTTGATTTTTTAAGTGATAGTGCCAAAAATGAAAATTTTACCTTTTTAGAGCCAAACTCGGCGCTCTCTTTTATCGCTATTAAAATTTTAAGCTTTAGCGCCACAAAATGGATAGTTAGCATACTTTTTTATATTTTGAGCACCTTTTTAACGATCATCATTAGCATCGTGATCGCTCTAGTCGTAGCTGGCTTTTTAACGCCGGTTGTAGCCAAAGAGATAAACAAAAGGCACTACAACTACGTGCTTAAAAGCGAGGCTAGCACGGCTAGAGTGCTAAAGGTGATGATGATTGAGATTATGAAATTTCTTGGGATATTGCTCGTTTGCCTACCTCTTTTATTTGTACCAGTCTTAAATTTTTTCATCATCAACGTGCCATTTTTTTATATCTATTACAAACTTTTACTAATAGACGTTGGCTCAAATACTCTTGATAGTGATAAATTTGAGCTAGCACTACTTGAAGGTGGCGGGATAAAATTTATAATTTTTACACTTTTGTTTTATCTCATCTCGCTTGTGCCGCTTGTGGGACTATTTTTTCAGCTTTATTTTGTGATAGTCTTATCGCACCTCTTTTTTGAGAGAGAGGCGCTTATAAAAATTTAG
- a CDS encoding ATP/GTP-binding protein, producing the protein MQTNFYSQGSYNNMSFSMKTSSGDEISFSMYDNKSLEFSSQKNGTSSQRSLTLTHEYGYEFLYKGNGIDEQDMKEIEEAMKQIRPQVDEFMKNVKEGDKIAGSSQSISDLSNKIKQMLPDAKDLNHKNFINDNMLKMFDELLAKNDANKNLLSATKRLFDTLLDESNKVSYYA; encoded by the coding sequence ATGCAAACAAATTTTTACTCTCAAGGAAGCTACAACAACATGAGCTTTTCGATGAAAACTAGCTCAGGCGATGAGATAAGCTTTTCGATGTATGATAACAAAAGCTTGGAGTTTTCAAGCCAGAAAAATGGCACTTCAAGCCAAAGAAGCCTTACTCTCACGCACGAATACGGCTATGAGTTTTTATATAAAGGAAACGGCATAGACGAGCAAGATATGAAAGAGATCGAAGAAGCGATGAAGCAAATTCGCCCACAAGTTGATGAATTTATGAAAAACGTCAAAGAGGGCGACAAGATCGCTGGCAGCAGCCAAAGCATAAGTGATCTTTCAAACAAGATCAAGCAAATGCTACCTGACGCAAAAGATCTAAATCATAAAAATTTCATAAATGACAATATGCTAAAGATGTTTGACGAGCTTCTAGCTAAAAATGACGCAAATAAAAATCTACTAAGTGCGACAAAAAGGCTATTTGATACATTGCTTGATGAGAGCAACAAAGTATCTTACTATGCGTAA
- a CDS encoding dUTP diphosphatase, producing MNERTIILEMLKMQQSLNDETNGLGWENGYTNKNKLISWKRCIYMECAELIDSFAWKHWKSIDAKTDEQNLRVEVVDIWHFIMSLALQIYKSKQLGDIETLADDICQSSGFSEFCKEPLKIEDESIYEIMNDVEMLIHECSGFDYDIFDILKIYFSMSLKCGVNLYSLYECYIAKNVLNRFRQNNGYKEGSYKKNWNGREDNEVMSEILSNGVSKIGEIYAALEHEYKKVK from the coding sequence ATGAATGAAAGAACGATTATTTTAGAGATGTTAAAGATGCAGCAGAGCCTAAATGACGAGACAAATGGGCTTGGCTGGGAAAATGGTTATACTAATAAAAATAAACTAATCAGCTGGAAACGCTGCATTTATATGGAGTGTGCTGAACTCATAGATAGCTTTGCGTGGAAACACTGGAAGAGCATCGATGCAAAGACTGATGAGCAAAATTTACGCGTAGAAGTTGTTGATATCTGGCACTTTATAATGAGCCTAGCTTTGCAAATTTATAAATCAAAACAGCTTGGAGATATAGAAACTTTAGCCGATGATATTTGCCAATCAAGCGGATTTAGTGAGTTTTGCAAAGAGCCACTAAAGATCGAAGATGAGAGTATTTATGAGATCATGAATGACGTTGAGATGCTTATACATGAGTGTAGCGGGTTTGACTACGATATATTTGATATTTTAAAAATTTATTTCTCTATGTCTTTAAAATGTGGAGTAAATTTATACTCGCTTTACGAATGCTACATCGCTAAAAACGTGCTAAATCGCTTCCGTCAAAATAATGGCTACAAAGAAGGTAGCTATAAGAAAAATTGGAACGGACGCGAAGATAATGAAGTGATGAGTGAGATTTTGTCAAATGGCGTTAGCAAGATAGGTGAAATTTACGCAGCACTTGAGCACGAGTATAAAAAGGTGAAATGA
- a CDS encoding bifunctional diguanylate cyclase/phosphodiesterase, with protein MLNLFIFYSQISNVNFGHKIDFLYIVPFFFLMIGAFHLKAKNEYVTNTDKDISIGSKWLPIIIVLPLLLQEDLTSFSALISLFILVVNAIVNYYVKSSIASRKILDYERNIHREMEKSMHERTNELMLANLRLQDMSEKDYLTDLGNRNFIVNELEIMCKSISEDEEIVVYYINLSRFKSINTSYGHEIGDRILKLVAKRILEVCNRQEAIARISADEFIVLAKMEINSHTKRLNLGIALKDTIEKPIQIDRYHFGLKCIIGIDVATKNSTANPRNIIKNADMAMYYAKKNPALNPMVYSDKISNEMHLSSSIEIALKKANLQEDLHVYFQPIFDLKIEKMICAEIFLYWKSKKFGLMEASKFMKEVNVNSDILNDICSLLVSKTIEYVDRWQKEKLLIPKISINVAQIQSKSEKFVLDFVSSLRSHHINPGLFEIEFGEEIWTNNSKTLDKIFSILKENNIDVCIDNFGSGYTSFIYIRKYGVKRIKIASEFVAQASNSKIDAQIVSAIIDLAKAMKIKVDAKGVEKEEDIHFLKELDCNEVQGLFLSRPMSAEEFEDLVRQDPQMIAKA; from the coding sequence ATGCTAAATTTATTTATTTTTTATAGCCAGATCTCAAATGTAAATTTTGGCCATAAAATAGATTTTTTATATATCGTTCCTTTCTTTTTTTTGATGATAGGAGCTTTTCATTTAAAAGCTAAAAATGAATATGTTACAAATACCGATAAAGATATCTCAATAGGATCAAAATGGCTACCAATAATAATAGTTTTGCCTTTGCTGTTACAGGAAGATCTAACATCTTTTAGTGCACTTATCTCACTATTTATCTTGGTTGTAAATGCTATTGTTAATTACTACGTTAAAAGCTCTATTGCAAGTAGAAAAATATTAGATTATGAGAGAAATATTCATAGAGAGATGGAAAAGTCGATGCATGAGCGAACCAATGAACTTATGCTCGCAAATTTAAGACTTCAAGATATGTCCGAGAAAGACTATCTAACAGATCTTGGTAATAGAAATTTTATAGTAAATGAGCTTGAAATAATGTGCAAAAGTATCTCTGAAGATGAGGAAATCGTAGTTTATTATATAAATTTAAGCCGTTTTAAAAGCATAAATACATCTTACGGGCATGAAATAGGCGATAGAATTTTAAAGCTAGTTGCAAAAAGGATACTTGAAGTTTGCAATAGACAAGAGGCCATAGCAAGGATTAGCGCGGACGAATTTATCGTATTAGCAAAAATGGAGATAAATAGTCATACAAAACGCTTAAATCTTGGAATTGCCTTAAAAGATACTATTGAAAAGCCAATTCAAATAGATAGATATCACTTTGGACTTAAGTGTATAATAGGCATAGACGTAGCAACAAAAAATAGCACGGCAAATCCAAGAAATATTATAAAAAATGCAGATATGGCAATGTATTACGCCAAGAAAAATCCAGCTTTAAATCCTATGGTTTATAGCGATAAAATTAGCAATGAAATGCACCTAAGCTCAAGTATCGAGATCGCGCTTAAAAAAGCTAATTTGCAAGAAGACCTTCATGTATATTTTCAACCAATATTTGATCTAAAAATCGAAAAAATGATCTGCGCAGAGATTTTTTTATATTGGAAATCAAAAAAATTTGGCTTGATGGAAGCAAGCAAATTTATGAAAGAGGTCAATGTAAATAGTGATATTTTAAACGATATTTGCTCGCTTTTGGTTTCAAAGACCATAGAGTACGTAGATAGATGGCAAAAAGAAAAACTCTTGATACCAAAAATAAGTATAAATGTTGCACAGATTCAAAGTAAATCAGAAAAATTTGTTTTAGATTTTGTTTCTAGCTTACGCTCGCACCATATAAATCCAGGGCTTTTTGAAATAGAATTTGGCGAAGAAATATGGACAAATAATTCTAAGACGCTTGATAAAATTTTTTCTATTCTTAAAGAAAATAATATAGATGTTTGTATAGATAATTTTGGCTCTGGATATACTTCATTTATTTATATTAGAAAATACGGTGTTAAGCGTATAAAAATAGCAAGTGAATTTGTTGCTCAAGCATCAAATAGCAAAATAGACGCACAAATCGTATCTGCAATTATAGATTTAGCAAAGGCAATGAAGATAAAAGTTGACGCAAAAGGTGTAGAAAAAGAAGAAGATATTCATTTCTTAAAAGAGCTTGATTGTAATGAAGTGCAAGGACTTTTCTTATCTCGTCCTATGAGTGCAGAAGAATTTGAAGACCTTGTAAGACAAGATCCTCAAATGATAGCTAAAGCTTAA
- a CDS encoding L-arabinose ABC transporter, with amino-acid sequence MCCFGTRIFLLMLITVLSFGFARLYPALPVVGYYLILANLLAILMFSLFFKGLLPSFVKVNAIHYFSLIGGFLGALLTMLVFKKVAKDKFTLIELIIFTLWMLITAIVIFKFQTILDIFRGI; translated from the coding sequence ATGTGTTGTTTTGGGACTAGGATCTTTTTGCTTATGCTTATCACTGTTTTAAGCTTTGGCTTTGCTAGGCTCTACCCAGCTTTACCAGTTGTTGGCTATTATTTGATACTTGCAAATTTGCTTGCTATTTTGATGTTTTCACTATTTTTTAAAGGGCTTTTGCCAAGCTTTGTAAAGGTTAATGCGATCCACTATTTTTCGTTAATCGGCGGCTTTTTAGGAGCACTTTTAACGATGCTTGTTTTTAAAAAAGTTGCAAAAGATAAATTTACTCTAATAGAGCTTATTATTTTTACGCTTTGGATGCTAATAACCGCCATAGTCATTTTTAAATTTCAAACCATTCTTGACATTTTTAGAGGAATTTAG
- a CDS encoding pyridoxamine 5'-phosphate oxidase family protein, which produces MDERIVKFLKKMHLASICAIDDDGQPYAFSAFYAFDELNFSLLLASSDESSHVKFLKNSKLVAGTVALDTKIVGKIKGVQFQGVMREASASEREIYFKRFFYAKAMDPKIWCINLEKLKFTSNVLGFGKKIKWERSDKI; this is translated from the coding sequence ATGGATGAGAGGATAGTTAAATTTCTAAAAAAGATGCATCTTGCAAGTATTTGCGCCATCGATGATGATGGGCAGCCTTACGCTTTTAGTGCATTTTACGCCTTTGATGAGCTAAATTTTAGCCTTTTGTTAGCTAGCTCTGATGAGAGCTCACATGTTAAATTTTTAAAAAACTCAAAGCTTGTTGCTGGTACGGTCGCTCTTGATACAAAGATTGTTGGCAAGATAAAGGGCGTACAGTTTCAAGGAGTGATGAGAGAGGCTAGCGCAAGTGAGCGAGAAATTTACTTTAAAAGGTTTTTTTATGCAAAAGCAATGGATCCAAAGATTTGGTGCATAAATCTTGAAAAACTAAAATTTACAAGTAATGTTCTTGGTTTTGGCAAAAAGATAAAGTGGGAAAGAAGCGATAAAATTTAG